From one Thermanaeromonas sp. C210 genomic stretch:
- a CDS encoding EamA family transporter — MPPFILLILSVLLGAAAQVMLKLGVNLGGAGTSYGAFLSLLTSPFVLSGIFSFGLSFLLWLKVLALYDLAYAYPFVSLSYIIVALAARLLLGESIPPLRLAGLALIFLGIILVGRS, encoded by the coding sequence ATGCCACCTTTCATTCTGCTTATCCTGTCTGTTCTCTTGGGAGCAGCGGCTCAAGTCATGCTAAAACTGGGTGTCAACCTAGGGGGTGCCGGGACATCCTATGGGGCCTTCCTTTCCCTTCTCACCAGCCCCTTCGTCCTTTCCGGCATTTTCTCCTTCGGGCTGAGCTTTCTCCTCTGGTTGAAGGTGCTAGCCCTTTACGATTTGGCCTATGCCTACCCTTTCGTAAGTTTAAGCTATATTATCGTCGCCTTGGCCGCCCGGCTCCTCCTCGGTGAGAGCATACCACCCCTGCGCCTGGCAGGGCTGGCCCTGATCTTCCTGGGGATTATCCTGGTGGGACGCAGTTAA